From Chloroflexota bacterium, a single genomic window includes:
- a CDS encoding alpha-L-rhamnosidase N-terminal domain-containing protein — protein sequence MYSTTPPELTAVSHWPARWIWTDGDPKPRNCYLMARRTFELGSDAAQAELHISAADRYVLWVNGRYVGRGPARSDPRRKSYDTHDVSAHLRSGRNVIAVQVYHYGIEGSRGTGWGSSSGSSYSVGERAGLWAQLDLTLANGSAQTIGTDSDWVLQPAKGWRTDVDLINSLVGFIEVYDAGAAPADWMELDFDDGDWAPAVEITGNDVEWFVFEKREIPQMEERMVYPREVADVGETIDLGRTGQIDIPELLYSEPHLPLEHAIADEISAALTPDGSAATLQSVFAPGQGIRAPYVVVDFGRQLFGYPKLEFDAPAGAILDVTYGQQLLGGRIPAALRYGDRVITREGRQTWQVGEYRQFRFLHVTVRSRHEAVRLQSIGLNEYRYPADVRGRFECSDEVLTKVWTACVDTMESHIEDTIVCDSYRERVPWSAGDGSHGGRFTHVAWGDLPVVDRYFRLFTLSDRGDGNLMMAFPPSFWPTHVNQHFMLQWSTRIREIYLYGGRRWVLEELYPSVRKQLDWFVPHRDRTTGLLTWVHPLYHIDWTPNDFRGASVITNCLYVASLEDAAALADDVGRDDDAARWREIARQVRPTVREKFWNESRGLFVDAVRDGAQSPVVSELGNSLAVMYGVATPEQAASIADHLANPPEDMVPTSPLFYGYVADALMLAGPRPGGTERLSERYAYMMAASDQPTIWEGWDNFTAGNGIVRDEQMATWATEQRVRPAGVRSLVHSGGVLTGTVLLARVLGVDPTGPGFSTCEVRPRPGGLEWARGVHPAPQGDIEVAWQRHSGAFELQVTVPEGVSAEVVLPRTDARQTELMIDGAASSLERPPVGVAVAADTVTIASVGAGAHEFHLRAAN from the coding sequence ATGTATTCGACCACCCCGCCGGAACTGACGGCGGTATCGCACTGGCCGGCTCGGTGGATCTGGACCGACGGCGACCCGAAGCCGCGCAATTGCTATCTCATGGCCCGGCGGACGTTCGAGTTGGGCAGCGACGCCGCGCAGGCGGAGTTGCACATATCGGCTGCCGACCGCTACGTGCTGTGGGTCAACGGACGCTATGTAGGCCGCGGACCGGCGCGCAGCGATCCGCGGCGCAAGAGCTACGACACCCATGACGTGTCGGCGCACCTGAGGTCGGGCCGCAACGTCATCGCCGTGCAGGTCTATCACTACGGCATCGAAGGCAGCCGCGGCACGGGCTGGGGTAGCAGCAGTGGCTCCAGCTACTCGGTCGGCGAGCGTGCGGGGCTCTGGGCGCAGCTCGATCTCACCCTGGCGAACGGCTCGGCGCAGACCATCGGCACCGATTCGGACTGGGTGCTGCAGCCCGCAAAGGGCTGGCGCACCGACGTTGACCTGATCAACAGCCTCGTGGGCTTCATCGAGGTCTACGACGCCGGGGCCGCCCCGGCGGATTGGATGGAGTTGGACTTCGATGACGGCGACTGGGCGCCTGCGGTCGAGATCACCGGCAACGACGTGGAGTGGTTCGTCTTCGAGAAGCGCGAGATTCCGCAGATGGAAGAGCGGATGGTCTATCCGCGGGAGGTCGCGGATGTCGGCGAGACCATTGACCTGGGCCGGACGGGACAGATCGACATTCCCGAGCTGCTGTACAGCGAGCCGCACCTGCCGCTGGAGCACGCGATCGCGGACGAGATTTCGGCGGCCCTGACACCGGACGGGTCGGCGGCAACGCTGCAAAGCGTGTTCGCGCCTGGTCAGGGGATTCGGGCTCCGTACGTCGTGGTGGACTTCGGCCGGCAGCTCTTTGGCTACCCGAAACTGGAGTTCGATGCACCGGCGGGGGCCATCTTGGACGTGACCTACGGCCAGCAGCTGCTGGGCGGGCGCATCCCGGCCGCGCTGCGCTACGGCGACCGCGTCATCACCCGCGAGGGCCGACAAACGTGGCAGGTCGGCGAGTATCGACAGTTCCGCTTTCTGCACGTGACGGTGCGGAGCCGGCACGAGGCAGTGCGGCTCCAGTCGATCGGCCTGAACGAGTATCGCTATCCGGCAGACGTCCGCGGGCGCTTCGAGTGTTCGGACGAGGTGCTGACCAAGGTATGGACGGCGTGCGTCGACACCATGGAATCGCACATCGAGGACACGATCGTTTGCGACTCCTACCGCGAGCGCGTGCCCTGGAGCGCCGGCGACGGCAGCCACGGGGGGCGGTTTACTCACGTCGCCTGGGGCGACTTGCCCGTGGTGGATCGCTACTTCCGCTTGTTCACGCTGAGCGACCGCGGCGACGGGAACCTGATGATGGCCTTCCCGCCCAGCTTCTGGCCGACGCACGTGAACCAGCACTTCATGTTGCAGTGGAGCACGCGCATTCGGGAGATCTACCTCTACGGCGGGCGGCGCTGGGTGCTGGAGGAGCTGTATCCCAGCGTGCGGAAGCAGCTCGATTGGTTCGTCCCGCACCGGGACAGGACCACCGGCCTGCTGACGTGGGTGCACCCGCTCTATCACATCGATTGGACGCCCAACGACTTCCGCGGGGCGAGCGTCATCACCAACTGCCTCTACGTCGCAAGCCTGGAGGACGCGGCGGCGTTGGCCGACGATGTCGGTCGGGACGACGACGCCGCGCGTTGGCGCGAGATCGCGCGGCAGGTACGCCCGACGGTCCGGGAGAAATTCTGGAACGAGTCGCGCGGGCTGTTCGTCGACGCGGTGCGCGACGGCGCGCAATCACCGGTGGTGAGCGAGTTGGGCAACTCGCTGGCGGTCATGTACGGCGTGGCGACGCCCGAGCAGGCCGCGAGCATCGCCGATCACCTGGCGAATCCGCCGGAGGACATGGTGCCCACGTCCCCACTGTTCTACGGCTACGTTGCCGACGCGCTGATGCTGGCCGGGCCGCGGCCGGGCGGCACCGAGCGGCTGAGTGAGCGCTACGCCTACATGATGGCCGCGTCCGACCAACCCACGATCTGGGAAGGCTGGGACAACTTCACGGCCGGCAACGGCATCGTGCGCGACGAGCAGATGGCCACCTGGGCCACCGAGCAGCGCGTGCGTCCGGCGGGCGTCCGCAGCCTGGTGCATAGCGGCGGCGTGCTCACAGGCACGGTGCTGCTGGCGCGGGTGCTGGGTGTGGATCCCACCGGTCCCGGCTTCTCGACCTGCGAGGTCCGCCCTCGGCCGGGCGGGCTGGAATGGGCGCGGGGCGTGCATCCCGCGCCGCAGGGGGATATCGAGGTCGCCTGGCAGCGGCATAGTGGCGCTTTCGAGCTTCAGGTCACCGTGCCCGAGGGCGTATCCGCGGAGGTCGTGCTGCCGCGAACCGATGCGCGACAGACCGAGCTGATGATCGACGGCGCGGCGTCGTCGTTGGAGCGGCCGCCGGTGGGCGTGGCGGTGGCGGCGGACACGGTCACGATTGCGTCCGTCGGGGCCGGTGCGCACGAGTTTCACCTTCGAGCAGCGAACTAG
- a CDS encoding sialidase family protein: MLATPRYRAGTRLGQIVELPDGQFFTLTAEGKPPFQETLGGAAFDDPWTPERLVMRRGRGIPIVWSEPEVVHTMPGSAGLWTLGRALVDRNGDLHGIGMRFLKWPKDIERPGRDEMRCDVFHVASRDGGATWEPPHRVDYGHEYTGALLGFTQLSSGRLLLPLHFYDFDREAGKNVAKSCYSDDGGRTWHADSTELPVPSGGRHSHSGAVEPTAAELGDGRVWMVIRTQFRRLYESFSSDGRTWSPPQPTRFRAPNSPCSAARLADGRLMLVWNNTQGPPFGGETRQVHASRHVMNAAISDDDGATWQGYREFARQIDHDNVDDQVSYPIINPLSDGRVLVQFAHVIAGWRRVETDYVVFDPDVLTETTDADDFTHGLRGWSTNGCGGVSVAHEGSEAMLHLQRVDERPTAAERNFPFGPKGELRFEIRRAADAIGVDLVLDEAFWRPNDRRTDGALDVSLGIAELPAGIWTPVTVAWDIGRGEAIVNANGSERRLPIRGDAPGLCYLTLYGRASGPELAGTDVRRLSVEVTPE, from the coding sequence ATGCTCGCTACCCCCCGCTACCGCGCCGGCACCAGGCTCGGGCAGATCGTCGAGCTGCCCGACGGGCAGTTCTTCACGCTGACGGCCGAGGGCAAGCCGCCCTTTCAAGAGACGCTGGGGGGCGCGGCCTTCGACGATCCTTGGACGCCGGAGCGCCTGGTGATGCGACGCGGTCGCGGCATACCCATCGTCTGGTCCGAGCCGGAGGTGGTGCACACCATGCCCGGCAGTGCGGGTCTCTGGACGCTTGGTCGCGCTCTCGTCGACCGCAACGGCGACCTGCACGGGATCGGCATGCGGTTTCTCAAGTGGCCCAAGGACATCGAGCGTCCCGGCCGCGACGAGATGCGCTGCGACGTCTTCCACGTCGCCTCGCGGGACGGCGGCGCCACCTGGGAGCCGCCGCACCGGGTGGACTACGGCCATGAGTACACCGGTGCGCTGCTGGGATTCACGCAGCTTTCCAGCGGGCGGCTGCTGCTGCCGCTGCACTTCTATGACTTCGACCGCGAGGCGGGCAAGAACGTGGCCAAGTCGTGCTATTCGGACGATGGCGGGCGCACGTGGCACGCCGACTCGACGGAGCTGCCGGTGCCCTCGGGCGGGCGTCACAGCCACTCCGGGGCGGTCGAGCCCACGGCCGCGGAGCTCGGCGACGGTCGGGTCTGGATGGTCATTCGCACCCAGTTCCGCCGGTTGTACGAGTCGTTCTCGAGCGACGGCCGGACGTGGAGTCCGCCACAACCGACGCGCTTCCGGGCGCCGAATTCCCCCTGCTCGGCCGCGCGCCTGGCCGACGGACGCTTGATGCTCGTCTGGAACAACACGCAGGGCCCGCCCTTCGGCGGCGAGACGCGCCAGGTGCATGCGTCCCGGCATGTCATGAACGCCGCCATATCAGATGACGATGGGGCCACCTGGCAGGGCTACCGCGAGTTCGCGCGGCAGATCGACCACGACAACGTGGACGACCAGGTGAGCTATCCGATCATCAACCCGCTGTCCGACGGACGCGTCCTGGTCCAGTTCGCGCATGTGATTGCCGGCTGGCGGCGGGTGGAGACGGACTACGTGGTGTTCGACCCCGACGTGCTGACCGAAACGACCGACGCCGACGACTTCACCCACGGGCTGCGCGGATGGTCCACGAACGGCTGCGGCGGAGTGAGCGTGGCCCACGAGGGCAGCGAGGCGATGCTGCACTTGCAGCGCGTGGACGAACGTCCCACGGCGGCCGAGCGAAACTTCCCGTTCGGTCCGAAAGGCGAGCTGCGTTTCGAGATTCGGCGCGCGGCGGACGCCATCGGCGTCGACCTCGTGCTGGACGAGGCGTTCTGGCGCCCAAACGATCGCCGCACGGACGGCGCCTTGGATGTGTCCTTGGGCATCGCGGAGCTGCCGGCGGGCATTTGGACGCCGGTGACCGTGGCCTGGGACATCGGCCGCGGCGAAGCGATTGTCAATGCCAACGGCTCCGAGCGCCGCTTGCCGATCCGGGGCGATGCGCCGGGGCTGTGCTACCTCACGCTGTACGGGCGCGCGTCGGGCCCTGAGCTTGCCGGTACCGACGTGCGGCGACTGTCGGTCGAGGTGACGCCCGAGTAG
- a CDS encoding dihydrodipicolinate synthase family protein, with amino-acid sequence MVKPHRMTPDEIKTQLEGPVMSIPTSFLADGPIDYDGVANIIETGIAGGTQVALLTIGDSQFAYMREQEVADITRFVVERTAGRAMVVAATGLWATTQSVEFAHYAREVGADVVMAAPSGQLGDPVGMAAHYKAVAAVMPVMVVGFPPHEMLHRLVDEPNICCMKEDGTDAYAVQTIEEFDGHWKFMSGGKLGRHMLQWTYGCRSFMDWSTSFAPHVGRRFWESLQSGDIADAASVVRDIETPLFDLSGHPKVVRIGKAFPGGWQSLWRACLELNGIASRHLRLPHTSADESDLEQVKPELERLGLVGTSAG; translated from the coding sequence ATGGTCAAGCCGCACCGAATGACGCCCGACGAGATCAAAACACAGCTCGAGGGCCCGGTGATGTCGATTCCCACCAGCTTTCTGGCCGACGGCCCGATCGACTACGACGGCGTCGCCAACATCATCGAGACGGGCATCGCGGGCGGGACGCAGGTCGCGCTGCTCACGATCGGCGACAGTCAGTTCGCCTACATGCGCGAGCAGGAGGTGGCGGACATCACGCGCTTCGTCGTGGAGCGCACGGCTGGACGCGCGATGGTCGTCGCCGCGACCGGTCTATGGGCCACGACCCAGTCCGTCGAATTCGCGCACTACGCGCGCGAGGTCGGCGCCGACGTGGTAATGGCGGCGCCGTCGGGTCAACTCGGCGATCCCGTCGGCATGGCGGCCCACTACAAGGCCGTGGCGGCGGTCATGCCCGTGATGGTCGTCGGCTTTCCGCCGCACGAAATGCTGCATCGGTTGGTGGACGAGCCGAACATCTGCTGCATGAAGGAGGACGGCACGGACGCCTACGCCGTGCAGACCATCGAAGAGTTTGACGGCCACTGGAAATTCATGAGCGGCGGCAAGCTCGGGCGCCACATGCTGCAGTGGACCTACGGCTGCCGCAGCTTCATGGACTGGTCCACCAGCTTCGCGCCGCACGTCGGTCGGCGGTTCTGGGAATCGCTCCAATCGGGCGACATTGCGGACGCGGCAAGTGTGGTGCGGGACATCGAGACGCCACTGTTCGACTTGTCCGGCCACCCCAAGGTCGTCCGCATTGGCAAGGCATTCCCCGGAGGGTGGCAGTCGCTCTGGCGCGCGTGCTTGGAACTGAATGGCATCGCGTCGCGGCACCTGCGGCTGCCGCACACGTCGGCGGATGAGTCCGACCTCGAGCAAGTCAAGCCAGAACTCGAGCGACTGGGGCTGGTGGGGACCTCCGCCGGCTAG
- a CDS encoding ABC transporter permease produces the protein MSTESRSMGAAASQSGAGMSQAAADLAADDDLIHLPPELSPFRRAIRRFLSHKLALAGFICLINMALLASAQAVVSPFDPEKPHLFKVNRPPDTVNWMGTDQVGRDVFSRILQGARVSLSVGIVAVSIYVVIGFIIGSIAGLAGGYIDDALMRFTDFVMTFPTFILIIILAGITGPNIFNIMVIIGIFGWPGLARLFRGNILVMRELEYVMASRTLGASQRHIIARHILPNIVGPVTVAITLGVAGAILAEAGLSFLGFGVTEPAASWGSMINSARGIAFLAGFPWLWIAPGAAISIAVLSINFMGDGLRDAFDVRGRSQSGE, from the coding sequence ATGAGCACCGAGAGCCGATCCATGGGCGCAGCCGCCTCGCAGAGTGGCGCGGGCATGTCCCAGGCGGCTGCCGATCTCGCGGCCGACGACGACCTGATCCATCTTCCGCCGGAGCTGTCGCCGTTTCGGCGGGCGATTCGTCGATTCCTCTCGCACAAGCTGGCTCTCGCAGGATTCATTTGTCTGATCAACATGGCGCTGCTGGCCTCCGCCCAGGCGGTCGTCTCGCCGTTTGACCCCGAGAAGCCGCACCTGTTCAAAGTGAACCGGCCCCCGGACACCGTGAACTGGATGGGGACCGATCAAGTCGGACGTGACGTGTTCAGCCGCATTCTGCAAGGCGCGCGCGTTTCGCTGTCGGTGGGCATCGTGGCGGTTTCCATCTACGTCGTCATCGGGTTCATCATCGGATCCATTGCAGGGCTTGCCGGGGGCTACATCGACGATGCGTTGATGCGGTTTACCGACTTCGTGATGACCTTTCCGACGTTCATTCTCATCATCATCCTGGCCGGTATTACTGGACCGAATATTTTCAACATTATGGTAATTATTGGAATCTTCGGCTGGCCCGGCCTGGCGCGGCTGTTCCGCGGCAACATCCTGGTGATGCGCGAGTTGGAGTACGTCATGGCGTCGCGCACGCTGGGTGCCAGTCAACGGCACATCATCGCGCGCCACATCCTGCCGAACATCGTCGGTCCGGTAACCGTGGCCATCACCCTGGGCGTGGCCGGCGCGATTCTGGCCGAGGCCGGGCTGAGCTTCCTCGGATTCGGCGTCACCGAACCCGCCGCAAGCTGGGGATCCATGATCAACAGCGCGCGTGGCATTGCCTTCCTGGCCGGATTCCCGTGGCTGTGGATCGCTCCGGGTGCCGCGATCAGCATCGCGGTGCTTTCCATCAACTTCATGGGTGACGGCTTGCGCGACGCCTTCGACGTGCGCGGGCGCAGCCAGTCGGGCGAGTAG
- a CDS encoding ABC transporter permease: MTQYIIRRVLISIPLMFLLSLTSFIVFQLAPGDPIQALIDPEEMLYMGPHEIDELLAQYGLDKPVPVQYFLWLKEAIQGNLGYSIQTHNVPVLELILDRLPPTISLMTATVAVGLALGLLFGVISALYQYSRLDYTLTISAFFMLSVPEFFFALMGMFIFAVTLGWFPTFGMWTPGGETGINWDLLHHAVLPVFALAMNDIAGLMRYARASVLDTISADFVTTARAKGLSERLILWKHVFRNALIPIVTLIGLRLPVLFGGALIVETIFRWPGIGLLGYTALLQRDYPVIMGVLIISSVITLAANLLTDIAYAWVDPRVRHT, encoded by the coding sequence ATGACCCAATACATCATCCGACGCGTTCTGATCTCGATTCCGCTGATGTTCTTGCTGTCGCTGACCTCGTTCATCGTCTTCCAGCTCGCACCGGGCGACCCGATTCAGGCGTTGATCGATCCCGAAGAGATGCTCTATATGGGCCCGCACGAGATCGACGAGCTTCTCGCCCAGTACGGACTCGACAAGCCGGTACCGGTGCAGTACTTCCTCTGGCTGAAGGAAGCCATCCAAGGCAACTTGGGCTACTCCATCCAGACGCACAATGTTCCCGTCCTTGAACTGATCCTCGACCGGCTGCCGCCGACGATCAGCTTGATGACGGCCACGGTGGCGGTGGGCCTGGCCCTTGGTCTGCTGTTTGGCGTGATTTCCGCGCTCTACCAGTATTCGCGCCTGGACTACACGCTCACGATCAGCGCGTTCTTCATGCTGTCGGTGCCGGAGTTTTTCTTCGCCCTGATGGGCATGTTCATTTTCGCGGTGACGCTGGGGTGGTTCCCGACGTTCGGCATGTGGACGCCCGGTGGCGAAACCGGCATTAACTGGGACCTGCTGCACCACGCGGTGCTGCCGGTGTTCGCGCTGGCGATGAATGACATCGCCGGCCTGATGCGCTATGCGCGTGCGTCCGTGCTCGACACGATCTCCGCCGACTTCGTGACGACGGCCCGGGCCAAGGGCCTCAGCGAGCGGCTGATTCTCTGGAAGCACGTCTTCCGCAACGCGCTGATCCCCATCGTCACGCTGATTGGTCTGCGGCTGCCGGTGCTGTTCGGCGGCGCGTTGATTGTCGAAACGATCTTCCGCTGGCCGGGCATCGGCTTGCTGGGCTACACGGCCCTCTTGCAGCGTGACTACCCGGTCATCATGGGCGTGCTGATCATCTCGTCGGTGATTACGCTGGCGGCAAATCTCCTTACGGACATTGCGTACGCGTGGGTCGACCCGCGGGTGCGCCACACGTGA
- a CDS encoding sialidase family protein: MLTTATYARDGRRASISVERIDTLLEYTDTIVNFPGIVVLDGDRLVLSANHARHGDWDGEPLRTFLSEDGGASWTLQGLDSPFLDAHPLTGENYLTFAGGNRGYMRDGTITHIDVHQADLEKRAWSRREGPMHAIMQTPDPTFRWRRWSASGEPLENRLITLQNTPWETGSYENYARILELGDGELLTAMGVLAGAPPRLPGVDRRGRPHYNMRFSACIVRSHDNGQTWEVTEAFHPWEHEQVYGPHDRSVDEGFDEADLEIASNGDLVLIMRSGSYSPIFQTRSTDGGETWSEPENMGWPAVKPRLHLLSNGVLAAVSGRGGYGHPQITHVSLSLDGTGNHWEAPFAFHTGPGCSYTTTFVKDDQLHVVFSHSDFTREMGAHQLPSQRIRRAVINVETHDG; this comes from the coding sequence ATGCTGACCACGGCCACCTACGCTCGCGACGGCCGACGCGCCTCCATCTCGGTCGAGCGCATCGACACGCTTCTCGAATACACGGACACCATCGTGAACTTTCCGGGAATCGTCGTGCTCGACGGGGATCGGCTGGTGCTGAGCGCCAACCATGCCCGTCACGGCGACTGGGACGGCGAGCCGCTCCGCACGTTCCTATCCGAGGACGGCGGCGCTTCCTGGACGCTGCAGGGGCTCGACAGCCCGTTCCTCGACGCCCACCCGCTGACCGGTGAGAACTACCTCACCTTCGCCGGTGGCAACCGCGGCTATATGCGGGACGGCACCATCACCCACATCGACGTTCACCAAGCCGACCTCGAAAAGCGCGCGTGGAGCCGGCGCGAAGGCCCGATGCACGCGATCATGCAAACGCCCGACCCCACGTTTCGCTGGCGTCGCTGGAGCGCGTCCGGCGAGCCGCTGGAGAACCGCCTCATCACCCTGCAGAACACGCCCTGGGAGACGGGGTCGTACGAGAACTACGCCAGGATTCTCGAGCTCGGCGACGGGGAGCTGCTCACGGCCATGGGCGTGCTCGCCGGCGCGCCGCCGCGCCTCCCCGGCGTGGACCGCCGCGGCCGCCCTCACTACAACATGCGATTTTCGGCGTGCATCGTCCGCTCCCACGACAACGGCCAGACCTGGGAAGTCACGGAGGCGTTCCATCCGTGGGAGCACGAGCAGGTCTACGGCCCGCACGACCGGTCCGTCGATGAAGGATTCGACGAAGCCGACCTGGAGATCGCGTCCAACGGCGACCTGGTGCTGATCATGCGCAGCGGCTCGTACTCGCCGATATTCCAGACGCGCTCCACCGACGGCGGCGAAACCTGGTCCGAGCCTGAAAACATGGGCTGGCCCGCCGTGAAGCCACGGCTTCACCTTTTGTCGAACGGCGTATTGGCGGCCGTCTCGGGTCGGGGAGGCTATGGGCACCCGCAGATCACGCACGTGTCCCTGAGCCTCGACGGCACCGGCAACCACTGGGAGGCGCCCTTCGCCTTCCACACGGGACCCGGGTGCTCCTACACGACGACCTTCGTCAAGGACGACCAGCTGCACGTCGTCTTCTCGCACTCCGACTTCACCCGCGAGATGGGCGCCCACCAACTGCCCTCGCAACGCATCCGGCGCGCAGTGATCAATGTCGAAACCCACGATGGCTAA